A single genomic interval of Cellvibrio sp. PSBB023 harbors:
- a CDS encoding aspartate ammonia-lyase: protein MSEFRTEHDSMGEVQVPKTALYGAQTQRALDNFALSSLTLPPRFIHAVVQIKKAAALANQELGLLDGDLAWAIAAACDSILAGHYVDQFPVDVFQTGSGTSTNMNVNEVIAHIASDLAGQKIHANDHVNMSQSSNDVIPSAIHVSAALALTQQLFPALEELHTSLLGKAEALRTVVKTGRTHLMDAMPLTFGQELEGWASQIESNYVRLQMALPQLLRLAQGGTAVGTGINAHPDFASKVTEHLSAATGLIFMPSDNFFALMSAQDTSVALSGQLKTLAVSLMKIANDLRWMNSGPLAGIAEISLKPLQPGSSIMPGKVNPVIPEAVCMVCAQVMGNDVSIGVAGQSGNFQLNVMLPLIAYNLLQSIELLSNASNELADKTIATFTVNHTSIEKALAQNPILVTALNPLIGYEKAAAIAKQAYAEGRAIIDVAQEQSGLSREQLAQLLNPEKLTRGGL, encoded by the coding sequence ATGAGCGAGTTCCGCACCGAGCACGACAGTATGGGTGAGGTTCAAGTCCCTAAAACCGCGCTGTACGGCGCCCAAACCCAGCGTGCGCTGGACAATTTTGCCCTCAGCAGCCTCACCCTGCCACCGCGTTTTATCCACGCGGTGGTGCAGATTAAAAAGGCGGCGGCGCTGGCAAATCAGGAACTGGGGCTGTTGGATGGCGACCTTGCCTGGGCGATTGCGGCAGCGTGTGACAGCATCCTTGCGGGACATTACGTAGACCAGTTCCCGGTAGATGTGTTTCAAACCGGCTCCGGCACCAGTACCAACATGAATGTGAACGAGGTGATTGCCCATATTGCCAGTGATCTGGCCGGGCAAAAGATCCACGCCAATGACCATGTCAACATGAGCCAGAGCAGTAACGATGTTATTCCCAGTGCAATTCACGTCAGCGCCGCCCTCGCCCTGACACAACAGCTATTTCCCGCGCTGGAAGAGCTACACACCAGCCTGCTCGGGAAAGCGGAAGCACTGCGTACTGTGGTGAAAACCGGCCGCACCCACTTAATGGATGCCATGCCCCTGACCTTTGGACAGGAACTGGAAGGCTGGGCCAGTCAAATTGAAAGTAATTACGTGCGCTTGCAAATGGCGCTGCCCCAGCTCCTGCGCCTGGCTCAAGGCGGCACAGCAGTAGGCACCGGCATTAATGCCCACCCGGACTTTGCCAGCAAAGTGACTGAGCATTTATCAGCAGCGACGGGTTTAATTTTTATGCCGAGCGATAATTTTTTTGCCTTGATGAGCGCGCAGGACACGTCGGTTGCCCTCTCTGGTCAATTAAAAACCCTCGCGGTTAGTCTGATGAAAATCGCCAACGATTTACGCTGGATGAACTCAGGCCCGCTCGCCGGTATTGCCGAGATTAGTTTAAAACCGTTGCAGCCCGGCTCATCGATTATGCCGGGTAAAGTAAACCCGGTCATTCCCGAAGCAGTGTGCATGGTGTGCGCGCAAGTAATGGGAAACGATGTGAGTATTGGCGTGGCGGGGCAATCGGGCAATTTTCAATTGAATGTGATGTTGCCTTTGATTGCTTACAACCTCTTGCAGTCAATTGAATTACTGAGCAATGCCAGCAATGAATTGGCCGATAAAACGATTGCGACTTTCACCGTCAATCACACCAGTATTGAAAAGGCGCTGGCACAAAACCCGATTCTGGTTACGGCCTTAAATCCATTAATCGGTTATGAAAAAGCGGCAGCCATCGCCAAACAGGCTTATGCCGAAGGGCGCGCGATTATTGATGTTGCGCAGGAGCAAAGTGGATTAAGTCGGGAGCAATTAGCACAATTGCTAAACCCCGAAAAATTAACACGTGGCGGGTTGTAA
- a CDS encoding PP2C family serine/threonine-protein phosphatase: MTTKPLEYSAASHPGLTRSNNEDCFLSKPEQGLWLVADGMGGHEAGEVASAIVRDTIEQNTRTNPHLSLLNAIQQAHLSIIHSAQNGVGAPGMGSTVVALKSQDYRYQIAWVGDSRAYLWTPNHEGGRLEQLSTDHSYVQMLVESGAIRAEDAEFHPEKNIITQCLGMQELAQVKVDHIENQWQKNQWILLCSDGLTDEVSDKTIAQILGNANDCLAAVDQLMHAALTHGGRDNITLQIIESPLSQSNRRKGLWQFVPHLTGDLTKDAWIFGASLTSLFGLLLYVVLS, translated from the coding sequence ATGACCACCAAGCCACTTGAATACAGCGCCGCATCCCACCCGGGCCTAACGCGCAGCAACAATGAAGATTGCTTTCTCAGCAAGCCGGAACAAGGCTTATGGCTGGTCGCCGATGGCATGGGAGGGCATGAAGCCGGCGAAGTCGCCAGCGCCATAGTGCGCGATACCATCGAACAAAATACCCGCACTAATCCCCATCTCTCCCTGCTAAACGCCATCCAACAAGCCCACCTCAGTATTATCCACTCCGCACAAAACGGGGTGGGTGCACCAGGTATGGGATCAACGGTGGTGGCGCTGAAAAGTCAGGACTACCGCTACCAAATCGCCTGGGTGGGCGACAGCCGTGCGTACCTATGGACACCCAACCATGAGGGCGGGCGATTGGAACAATTAAGTACCGATCACTCCTACGTGCAAATGCTGGTAGAAAGTGGCGCAATTCGCGCGGAGGATGCAGAGTTCCACCCTGAAAAAAATATCATTACCCAATGTCTGGGCATGCAGGAATTGGCACAGGTAAAAGTGGATCACATCGAAAACCAGTGGCAGAAAAATCAATGGATTCTGCTGTGTAGCGATGGTTTAACCGATGAAGTGAGCGATAAAACCATCGCGCAGATTTTGGGTAACGCCAATGATTGCCTGGCCGCGGTGGATCAATTAATGCATGCTGCGCTCACCCATGGAGGGCGCGACAATATCACCCTGCAAATTATTGAATCGCCCCTGAGCCAAAGCAATCGCCGCAAAGGCCTGTGGCAGTTTGTGCCACACCTGACAGGTGATCTGACAAAAGACGCCTGGATCTTCGGCGCATCCCTGACGTCACTGTTTGGGCTATTGTTGTATGTTGTATTGTCGTGA
- a CDS encoding Gfo/Idh/MocA family protein, with translation MNQVSRRQLLKTLGAMGLMAGAPAVFANNLGRKRLGVALVGLGYYSRDLLAPALQMTKHCYLAGIVTGSPEKIPQWQKNYRIADYNVYNYDNMHQLANNPDIDVVYVVTPTGTHKKFTEIAANAGKHVWCEKPMAMNEQECQDMIDVCKKNKVQLTIGYRMQHEPNTQRIMQFAKQKPYGDIKTIIAEAGYNGTGASYSWRADPALGGGAMYDMGVYPLNAARYTAGEEPIAVTATMNSTTEVYKNVDETTRFELEFASGARAVCATSYAQSMNQLRAECAKGWYELKPFQSYSGVKGSTSDGIILTAAPENQQARQMDNDALAIINNSRVLVPGEEGMKDIVIVEAIFKAAKEAKRIVL, from the coding sequence ATGAATCAGGTTTCACGTCGCCAACTCTTAAAAACGCTGGGTGCGATGGGCCTTATGGCGGGTGCTCCCGCTGTCTTTGCCAATAACCTGGGGCGCAAACGATTGGGCGTTGCACTGGTAGGCCTGGGCTACTACAGCCGCGATTTACTCGCCCCTGCCCTGCAAATGACCAAGCATTGTTACCTTGCGGGCATAGTGACTGGCTCGCCGGAAAAAATTCCGCAATGGCAAAAAAATTATCGTATTGCTGATTACAACGTATACAACTACGACAATATGCATCAGTTGGCCAATAACCCGGACATCGATGTGGTTTACGTCGTCACGCCCACCGGTACGCATAAAAAATTTACTGAGATCGCCGCAAATGCGGGTAAACACGTGTGGTGTGAAAAGCCCATGGCGATGAACGAACAAGAATGCCAGGACATGATTGATGTCTGCAAAAAAAACAAAGTGCAATTAACCATTGGTTATCGCATGCAGCATGAACCCAACACCCAGCGTATTATGCAATTCGCCAAACAGAAGCCTTATGGCGATATTAAAACCATTATCGCGGAGGCGGGTTATAACGGCACAGGCGCAAGCTATTCCTGGCGCGCCGATCCGGCACTCGGTGGCGGCGCTATGTATGACATGGGCGTATACCCACTCAACGCTGCGCGCTACACCGCCGGTGAAGAGCCTATCGCCGTTACCGCTACCATGAATAGCACTACCGAGGTCTATAAAAACGTGGATGAAACCACGCGTTTTGAATTGGAATTTGCCAGCGGCGCACGCGCGGTTTGTGCCACCAGTTATGCACAGAGCATGAATCAATTACGAGCGGAATGCGCCAAGGGTTGGTATGAATTAAAACCTTTTCAATCCTACAGCGGTGTAAAAGGTAGCACCAGCGATGGCATTATCCTCACCGCTGCGCCAGAGAATCAGCAAGCCCGCCAAATGGATAACGACGCCCTCGCCATTATTAATAATTCACGGGTATTGGTTCCCGGCGAAGAAGGCATGAAAGACATTGTTATTGTGGAAGCGATTTTTAAAGCCGCAAAAGAAGCCAAGCGTATTGTGCTGTAA
- a CDS encoding RsmB/NOP family class I SAM-dependent RNA methyltransferase encodes MQNSTEHTTVSPHNTTIDVQYEDSRLVPLWRAWLEVAGTMPLDKWIKTSVRQFAHSGPTSKPEYDEVKKHNKFKPAKTQADHANAEAVDTASLSLAMFSALRFQQLASGLEVAYRATVQEPEYAMDWVAWDEGWQARDLQAIAPVAFWYWIQLRVKGDQPKKNQAQLRDAEARRHFFNKLMRDAAFNNLPVFLLWHGLRPQWSELLKARQQASGWSDKTLQDFIVQQVSTPPLWLRLQKNAVAREVFNSLQQQGVSVLLTEQGLAARGGVGIHTTDAYKNGLVEIQDLASQQIAASVAAKPGQKVWDACAGAGGKTLAIAAQMNNKGALFATDLHAYKLDELKRRAKRADIFNVRVFTWEGIEPLRLPKEAAQQQGFDWVLIDAPCSSAGTWRRNPDARWRFDPADTQELVQLQQQLLTNAAPAVRAGGRLVYATCSWQVSENEQQVEWFLSQHPEFSVESQVIAGAPEIDSDTMFVAVLRKSA; translated from the coding sequence ATGCAAAATTCCACTGAACACACGACTGTTTCACCCCACAACACCACCATTGATGTGCAATACGAAGATTCGCGCCTGGTTCCTTTGTGGCGCGCCTGGTTGGAGGTGGCGGGTACTATGCCGTTGGATAAATGGATAAAAACCAGTGTGCGCCAATTTGCCCATTCCGGCCCCACCTCTAAACCTGAATATGATGAGGTGAAAAAGCACAATAAATTCAAACCGGCAAAAACCCAGGCTGATCACGCCAATGCCGAAGCAGTTGATACGGCCTCGCTCAGTTTAGCGATGTTTTCGGCGCTGCGATTTCAACAATTGGCATCGGGTTTGGAAGTGGCCTATCGCGCGACTGTGCAAGAGCCTGAATATGCGATGGATTGGGTGGCGTGGGATGAGGGCTGGCAAGCGCGCGATTTACAAGCCATCGCTCCCGTTGCCTTTTGGTATTGGATTCAATTGCGCGTGAAGGGTGATCAGCCTAAAAAAAATCAGGCGCAGTTGCGCGATGCGGAAGCGCGTCGCCATTTTTTTAATAAGCTAATGCGTGACGCGGCATTCAACAATCTGCCCGTATTTTTACTCTGGCATGGCTTGCGCCCACAGTGGAGTGAATTGCTCAAGGCGCGCCAGCAGGCCAGTGGCTGGAGTGATAAAACCCTACAGGATTTTATCGTCCAACAAGTGAGCACGCCGCCGCTGTGGTTGCGCCTGCAAAAAAATGCAGTGGCGAGAGAGGTGTTTAACAGCTTGCAGCAACAAGGCGTCAGTGTATTGCTCACCGAACAAGGTTTAGCCGCGCGCGGTGGGGTGGGTATTCATACGACCGATGCTTACAAAAATGGATTGGTGGAAATTCAGGATCTGGCCAGCCAGCAGATTGCCGCGAGTGTTGCAGCCAAGCCGGGGCAAAAGGTCTGGGATGCCTGCGCGGGTGCCGGTGGAAAAACCCTGGCGATTGCCGCACAGATGAACAACAAGGGCGCGCTCTTTGCGACTGATTTACACGCTTATAAATTGGATGAATTAAAACGTCGCGCCAAACGGGCGGATATATTTAATGTGCGCGTGTTTACCTGGGAAGGGATTGAGCCATTGCGCCTACCCAAAGAAGCGGCGCAGCAACAGGGTTTTGATTGGGTGTTGATTGATGCACCTTGCAGCTCCGCAGGCACCTGGCGCCGCAACCCGGATGCCCGTTGGCGATTTGATCCGGCTGATACACAAGAACTGGTGCAGTTGCAGCAGCAATTGCTGACCAATGCCGCGCCTGCGGTGCGTGCAGGCGGGCGTTTGGTGTACGCCACTTGCAGTTGGCAGGTCAGTGAAAATGAGCAACAAGTAGAGTGGTTTTTATCTCAGCACCCGGAATTTTCTGTGGAATCCCAAGTAATAGCCGGTGCACCGGAGATAGATTCAGACACTATGTTTGTGGCGGTGCTGCGCAAAAGCGCGTGA
- a CDS encoding HTTM domain-containing protein: MTLELAVRLAEILLGFAIFQQSLEFMRGLTVEKTLGFIRACLAILLMLGLQPLWVECVLLVTAIILIRRFQGPYNGGSDTMTVLVLVCLCLSHLAPSRYWQEIALGYLAVQLILSYFQSGWVKVVNPQWRNGSALQQVFALSAYPVSERVRLWAQRPRVLWVMSWAIIVFELLFPLALLNQTILIVALCIAALFHLANACLFGLNRFFWIWPAAYPVMIWFQARIAEVF; encoded by the coding sequence ATGACACTGGAACTTGCCGTGCGATTGGCGGAGATTCTTTTAGGCTTTGCGATTTTTCAGCAGAGCCTGGAATTTATGCGCGGTTTAACGGTGGAAAAAACACTGGGATTCATTCGCGCATGTCTGGCTATTTTATTGATGTTGGGGTTACAGCCACTGTGGGTTGAGTGCGTACTACTGGTGACGGCGATAATTCTTATTCGGCGTTTTCAGGGGCCGTACAACGGCGGCAGCGATACCATGACGGTGTTAGTGCTTGTGTGTTTATGCTTATCGCATCTGGCGCCTTCCCGTTATTGGCAGGAAATAGCTCTGGGCTATTTGGCTGTGCAATTAATACTTTCGTATTTTCAATCCGGTTGGGTAAAAGTCGTTAATCCACAATGGCGCAATGGCAGCGCGTTGCAGCAAGTGTTTGCGTTGAGTGCTTATCCGGTAAGTGAACGAGTACGATTGTGGGCGCAGCGGCCGCGAGTGTTGTGGGTTATGTCCTGGGCGATAATTGTTTTCGAGTTGCTCTTCCCGTTGGCCTTGCTGAATCAAACAATATTGATTGTTGCCTTATGTATTGCCGCTTTATTTCATTTGGCCAATGCGTGCTTGTTTGGGTTGAATCGTTTTTTCTGGATCTGGCCTGCGGCTTACCCGGTCATGATTTGGTTTCAGGCGCGCATAGCAGAAGTGTTTTGA
- the uvrB gene encoding excinuclease ABC subunit UvrB, with translation MSKQFVVNSEFAPAGDQPTAITGLVQGIEAGLSHQTLLGVTGSGKTFTIANVIAQVQRPTLIMAHNKTLAAQLYGEFKEFFPNNAVEYFVSYYDYYQPEAYVPSSDTFIEKDSAVNEHIEQMRLSATKALLERKDAIIIASVSAIYGLGDPDAYMKMLLHVVRGDKIDQRQILRRLAELQYTRNDMDFARATYRVRGEVIDIYPADSDIEAVRIELFDDEVEQISIFDPLTGEVLQKVPRFTIYPKSHYVTPREQILEAIENIKEELRTRLEYLRENNKLVEAQRLEQRTRYDLEMMQELGYCNGIENYSRYLSGRNSGEAPPTLFDYLPQDALLVIDESHVTIPQIGAMYKGDRSRKETLVEYGFRLPSALDNRPMRFDEWEHIAPQMIMVSATPGKYEEEKQGQVVEQVVRPTGLIDPEIEIRPATTQVDDVLSEIRLRVEKGDRVLITVLTKRMAEDLTEYLAEHGVRIRYLHSDIDTVERVEIIRDLRLGQFDVLVGINLLREGLDMPEVSLVAILDADKEGFLRSDRSLIQTIGRAARNVNGKAILYADRITGSMQRAIEETDRRREKQVAHNLKHGITPKGINKSIADILEGSVAPGAGGRSARNKAMAIAERSGKYTVDVNPKDIWKTIELMEKQMFQAAKDLEFEVAAKLRDEIEKLKHKAV, from the coding sequence ATGTCCAAGCAATTTGTCGTAAATAGTGAATTCGCCCCCGCTGGGGACCAGCCCACTGCTATTACCGGTTTGGTGCAAGGCATAGAGGCAGGCCTGTCCCACCAGACCCTGCTCGGGGTGACCGGTTCCGGTAAAACCTTCACCATCGCCAATGTGATTGCGCAGGTGCAGCGCCCCACGCTGATTATGGCGCACAACAAAACCCTGGCGGCGCAGTTGTACGGGGAATTCAAAGAGTTCTTTCCCAATAATGCCGTCGAATATTTTGTTTCCTACTACGACTATTACCAACCCGAAGCCTATGTGCCGTCCTCCGATACCTTTATTGAAAAGGATTCAGCGGTAAACGAGCATATTGAGCAAATGCGCTTGTCAGCCACCAAGGCGCTGCTGGAGCGGAAGGACGCGATTATCATCGCCTCAGTCTCTGCTATTTACGGTTTGGGCGACCCGGACGCCTACATGAAAATGTTGCTGCACGTCGTACGTGGCGACAAAATCGACCAGCGCCAAATTTTGCGCCGCCTCGCCGAATTGCAATACACCCGTAACGATATGGATTTTGCGCGTGCGACTTATCGTGTGCGTGGCGAAGTCATTGATATTTATCCTGCCGATTCCGATATTGAAGCGGTGCGTATTGAATTGTTTGATGACGAAGTGGAGCAAATTTCTATATTTGATCCATTGACTGGTGAAGTGCTGCAAAAAGTTCCGCGCTTTACGATTTACCCTAAATCCCATTACGTGACTCCGCGTGAACAAATTCTGGAAGCGATTGAAAATATCAAAGAAGAATTGCGCACGCGTTTGGAATATTTGCGCGAAAATAATAAATTGGTAGAAGCGCAGCGCTTGGAACAGCGCACCCGCTACGATTTGGAAATGATGCAAGAGTTGGGATATTGCAACGGCATCGAAAACTATTCGCGTTATTTGTCCGGCCGTAACTCCGGTGAAGCTCCACCCACCTTGTTTGATTATTTGCCGCAAGACGCGTTGCTTGTTATCGACGAAAGCCATGTGACCATTCCGCAAATTGGCGCCATGTACAAAGGCGACCGCTCGCGTAAAGAAACACTGGTGGAATACGGTTTCCGTTTGCCCTCGGCACTGGATAACCGTCCCATGCGTTTCGATGAGTGGGAGCACATAGCCCCGCAAATGATTATGGTGTCGGCAACACCTGGAAAATACGAAGAGGAGAAGCAAGGGCAGGTCGTTGAACAGGTGGTTCGCCCCACTGGTTTGATCGATCCGGAAATTGAAATTCGCCCGGCCACCACCCAAGTGGATGATGTGCTCTCTGAAATTCGTCTGCGCGTGGAAAAAGGGGATCGTGTATTAATTACGGTACTCACCAAACGTATGGCAGAAGATTTAACCGAATATCTCGCTGAACACGGTGTGCGTATTCGCTATTTGCACTCGGATATTGATACGGTGGAGCGCGTAGAAATTATTCGCGATTTACGTTTGGGGCAATTCGATGTGCTGGTGGGTATTAACCTGCTGCGTGAAGGTTTGGATATGCCGGAGGTGTCGCTGGTAGCGATTCTGGATGCAGATAAAGAAGGCTTTTTGCGTTCGGATCGCTCACTCATCCAAACCATTGGTCGCGCCGCGCGTAACGTCAATGGTAAGGCGATTCTCTACGCCGACCGCATTACTGGCTCCATGCAACGCGCGATTGAAGAAACCGATCGCCGCCGCGAAAAACAAGTGGCCCACAACCTTAAACACGGCATTACCCCCAAAGGAATTAACAAAAGTATTGCAGATATTCTGGAAGGTTCAGTCGCCCCCGGTGCTGGTGGTCGCAGCGCGCGCAATAAAGCCATGGCCATTGCCGAGCGCAGTGGTAAATACACGGTAGATGTGAATCCTAAAGATATCTGGAAAACCATCGAGCTCATGGAAAAACAAATGTTCCAGGCCGCGAAAGATTTGGAATTTGAAGTGGCGGCTAAACTGCGCGATGAGATTGAAAAATTGAAGCACAAGGCAGTGTAA
- a CDS encoding SUMF1/EgtB/PvdO family nonheme iron enzyme, with protein sequence MINISFEDARAYARWLSETTGKKYRLPTEAEWEYVARADTNTLFWWGDDAKDAAGRANCRRGCNSKFSGLFGAKTAPVGSYPANGFGIYDTAGNVAEWVEDCFADNYNLHPKNGQALLVKSCDARVVRGGSAKDNAERLTSHHRDYHHSEIFDAHLGFRVVMDL encoded by the coding sequence GTGATTAATATCAGCTTTGAAGATGCACGAGCCTACGCTCGCTGGCTCAGTGAAACCACGGGCAAAAAATATCGCCTGCCCACGGAAGCAGAATGGGAATATGTGGCTCGCGCCGATACCAACACTTTGTTTTGGTGGGGCGATGACGCCAAAGATGCCGCAGGCCGCGCCAATTGCCGGCGCGGTTGCAACAGTAAGTTCTCTGGTTTATTTGGCGCAAAAACAGCGCCGGTTGGCAGCTATCCCGCCAATGGCTTTGGCATTTACGACACGGCAGGTAATGTCGCCGAATGGGTGGAGGATTGTTTCGCCGATAATTACAACCTGCATCCTAAAAACGGGCAGGCATTATTAGTAAAAAGTTGCGATGCGCGCGTCGTGCGCGGCGGCTCTGCCAAAGACAATGCAGAGCGACTAACCAGCCATCACCGCGACTATCACCACTCTGAAATTTTTGATGCCCACTTGGGCTTTCGCGTGGTGATGGATTTATAA
- a CDS encoding bifunctional serine/threonine-protein kinase/formylglycine-generating enzyme family protein, giving the protein MALHIPGYRVVRKINQGGMSTVYLAIQISVGRVVALKVMNPQLTSDPAFSERFQREATIVGQLSHPNIVAIYDIGRHEDLNYIAMDYLPNGSVHDRMATGLNGEEVLRITREVASALDHAHEKGYVHRDIKPENILFRTDNSAVLSDFGVARGLSNNSRMTHVGTVVGTPHYMSPEQTKGNSVDGRSDLYSLGVVFYEMLTGSLPYQGEEAVTIALKHISAPIPKLPLQYLAYQKILDKLLAKDPEQRFQRGRDLIQAIDELEKQYHAPAASSVHPTDLTVITLARALASATVNAARWRWNKLRALRWSPSRGFYSRQSAKITEIFFNEGHAPQHSARTEIATQVHGVIGTQKTAHKILAGVGAILVAVLIGFVFWPTPQKAALKQPVAEQTGASAATQSQLNTQDTANNTEATTLQNNATANETASTDDGSNMAVIDMNAGASASSEAASSAPIITYALQVKTVPAQARVRILNIPERYEPGIQLPPGPYHIEVSHPGYDMQRTWVTISDQDLSLAYSLTQSLKPGEAMSSELVAAIKSQGPEMVRIPTGSFLMGYKDDVLAMPVHKVTLNKPFAMSKYEITFDDYDIFAQATNRALPNDNRWGAAIAR; this is encoded by the coding sequence ATGGCGCTGCATATTCCCGGTTATCGGGTAGTAAGAAAAATAAACCAGGGTGGTATGTCCACCGTTTACCTCGCGATTCAAATCAGTGTGGGGCGTGTTGTCGCATTAAAAGTCATGAACCCACAGCTCACCAGCGACCCGGCTTTCAGTGAGCGCTTCCAGCGCGAAGCCACCATTGTGGGCCAGCTTTCCCATCCCAATATCGTGGCGATTTACGATATAGGCCGCCATGAAGATTTAAATTACATCGCCATGGATTACTTGCCCAATGGTTCAGTACACGACCGCATGGCAACCGGATTAAATGGCGAAGAAGTACTGCGTATTACCCGCGAAGTCGCCAGCGCGCTCGACCACGCACACGAAAAAGGTTACGTGCACCGCGATATAAAACCGGAAAATATTTTATTCCGCACCGACAACTCTGCGGTGTTATCGGATTTTGGTGTAGCGCGCGGCCTGAGCAATAATTCGCGCATGACCCATGTGGGCACAGTTGTCGGCACACCGCACTATATGAGCCCGGAACAGACCAAAGGCAACAGCGTCGATGGCCGTTCAGATTTATACAGCCTCGGTGTTGTTTTTTATGAAATGCTCACCGGCAGCCTGCCCTATCAAGGTGAAGAGGCAGTCACTATTGCACTCAAACACATCAGTGCCCCTATTCCCAAACTGCCATTGCAATATTTGGCCTATCAAAAAATTCTGGACAAACTTCTCGCCAAAGACCCGGAGCAACGTTTCCAACGAGGGCGCGATTTAATTCAAGCAATTGATGAGCTGGAAAAACAGTATCACGCGCCAGCAGCCAGCAGTGTGCACCCTACCGATTTAACCGTTATTACCTTGGCACGTGCGCTGGCCAGCGCAACAGTGAATGCAGCGCGCTGGCGCTGGAATAAACTACGCGCCCTGCGCTGGAGTCCAAGCCGCGGTTTTTATTCGCGGCAATCTGCCAAAATCACCGAGATTTTCTTCAACGAAGGTCACGCCCCACAACACTCCGCGCGCACAGAAATTGCCACCCAGGTGCATGGTGTTATTGGCACACAAAAAACAGCACATAAAATTCTGGCAGGTGTTGGTGCAATACTGGTTGCGGTGCTCATCGGTTTTGTATTTTGGCCAACACCGCAAAAAGCTGCACTGAAACAACCCGTAGCAGAACAAACAGGCGCCTCTGCCGCAACACAATCACAACTCAACACACAAGATACCGCTAACAACACTGAAGCAACTACTTTGCAAAATAACGCTACTGCCAATGAAACTGCCAGTACGGATGACGGCAGCAACATGGCAGTCATCGATATGAATGCAGGGGCATCCGCAAGCAGTGAAGCCGCCAGCAGCGCACCAATAATCACCTACGCACTGCAAGTGAAAACCGTACCGGCGCAGGCACGGGTACGCATTTTGAATATTCCCGAGCGTTATGAGCCCGGCATTCAACTCCCACCTGGCCCTTACCACATTGAAGTCAGTCACCCGGGTTACGACATGCAGCGCACCTGGGTAACAATTAGCGACCAAGATTTATCGCTCGCCTATAGCCTGACCCAAAGTTTGAAACCCGGCGAAGCCATGAGCAGTGAATTAGTCGCCGCCATTAAAAGCCAGGGGCCAGAAATGGTGCGCATTCCCACTGGCAGTTTTTTGATGGGTTATAAAGATGATGTGCTCGCCATGCCGGTGCACAAAGTCACACTCAATAAACCCTTTGCCATGAGCAAATACGAAATCACATTTGATGATTACGATATTTTTGCGCAGGCCACTAATCGCGCACTGCCCAACGACAATCGTTGGGGCGCGGCAATCGCCCGGTGA